The Venturia canescens isolate UGA chromosome 4, ASM1945775v1, whole genome shotgun sequence genomic interval ATGAAATTTATTACTGCTGCTGTGTAAATCTCTGGAATATGCTTTTGTTCTCGTGAAAGAATTTCAAAGCAAATACGATCGTCACTTGTTTTCTTTTAGCTCAAACTCCGCAATGTCAAAAATTCCATGAAActccaaaattttttcgtttcgaataaattttttctagtTTTCACTTGATCCGTGTTTGCAACGCTTAGCGATGCCCTGGTGAGTGATTTCCAGTTGCAAAATAATATTAGTTCGCCATTATTGGAAAAGCGAACGCTAGCacgtttaatattttttttctgtacaatgttcaTTGATTTTTGACATGCCTTatagtacgaaaaaaaaaatttcaaaatttgcatcCTTTGTCGTAATTAACGAACCGTGATTTTTATCAGCGGCTTTTGTGTAATCGTTTTGTCTCGTTCTttttaatggttttttttttaacacttgGTCGTCTGTTTGCATAAATGTGGTAGACGGATTGAGCACAAACTCGCAGCTGTGACGAAGTCTTTTTTCGAACGTGGTCGCAAACATCGATTAAAAATCGCCGGATTGATTAAACGACGTGAATCTTTTTcctttaatattttatttctatttataaGCCTCTTGACGAAATCCAATGCGAGAGAGTCTTGTTTGTGTTTGATTTTGTCGAATTATCGTGTCAGATTACAAAGAAAATGAGTCGGAGAGAAGGCAAACAGATTTATTCGAAAACTTAATTATTCAGAGTTTATCGGAGCTAAAATAAGGATGAAAGAGTGATGCTTGGAATGATATTGCGGATTTATGAATTTCAGGTATACATGTTTGTCAAGAAGCCAAAGTAGAGACGTCTTTAAGGTGACGAGTGAACTTATTTATCATTCGTTAAAGTTGATTATGTATTTTAGTTTGTGTTGTTAATCTCTATTGACTTTTTGCAATGTATTAAAAACCGATAATCTCACCGAACCGGCGAATTTATCGAAGAATATTTGATATATAGCACGGAAGACCGAAGAGGggtgaatttattttctcatttacaTAATTTTATTTGCCTTTCGCGATCCAACGCTCGAATAATTCAATTGCAGTCACTTCAATCATGCACGTATTCAAAAATTCTGGctttataaaaataacaattggGAAATCATGCTTTTCGTCTGTTTGGGAATAATAATATTCAGGAAGTTGGCAAAGGCGCCAAAAAGAAGAATAAGATCGAGAGGGTTAAACCAATTCTCGTAAACAAGGATGACTCGTCGGTACACGTGGCAGAATTAACGGAACCGGAAAATCCGCTTACCGAAGCTAATCATTTCGATCGTATCCAACCTAAGGACAGCCTCGAATTGATCCGCAGCCATAGTGTGAGTCATAATAAtgggaattttgtttttttttttttttttttaatattttttttctccaggaAATTTGCATATTGACGTTATAAAATTTCTGAAGCATTGGTGAGAAGCTGGGAAAAGGATTTATTGGGATTTTGACATCTCTTATGGAGCATGACTAacgatgctttgtttgcttaCTAAAAGAATTTTAGAATGCTTGGGATTTTGTTAAGTTTTATTCGTTGGATTTTTAAACTTAATTCCCCAAAAccactttatttttcttcgttcgatttttgttcaatCGATACATTGGATCTCGAGAAGgaagaatatttatttcttgaaaatattattaaaacgTTATACAACGGCaattataaattttgccatttgCAAACAGTAATGCCAAAATCATCGGAATTTGGAAGAGTAAACatttataatgaaaataatctgAAGTGTGAGACAAGTATCATCCGATGTTCACGACTTCACAAATTTTCCCCTATTTTTGTCCTTTTTTGACTGTGTAAAGCTTCCGCGGATCCAAagattctctttttttaaaactttctgACGTCAGaataaatgatgaaattttttgtatcCTCATATTTTATCGTGTtatgaagatattgaaaattcatttcgatgGATAAAATGTGAGCTTGGTCACGAGGTTTGGGGGGATTAATTTACTTCGTTGTGTAGAAAATGGCAAACATATCGAAACATctgataaaaattgaagttaTTTCGACAGAGAGAAACGGCGAGTGTGCAGCAGGCTGTCCAATCGGAGCCGATAATAAACAAGTCGCCGAAGGAAACTCCAtcgaagacgaagaagaatgTTAAGGAGCCTGTTAAAAAGAAGGAAGAATCAAAGGACGAAAAGAAAGAAGCGGTCGTGGCGAGTGCGAGCGCCCcccaacaacagcaacagcaacaagtCGTGAAGGAACTTGCGAAAGAACTGAAAGAAGTtgtcaaagaaacgattacgGTTACCGCCAGTTCAACACCTGCTCCCGTCAACACCACTGCTCCTGCTGTGAGCAAGGAAACGAAAGATGCTGTTCAACCCTCAAACAAAGAAACGAAGAAGGGCAAGAAGAAAAACGACATTTTGGCGCAAATCGGTGGAGATCGCGATGGTATAAACGTTTCATTGCTGATGCCACTTGTACAAAAAGCTGAGCTCAGTCGTtccgaaattcaaattttgatcGACCAACTGTTGAACAAACAGCAAGATAACCCTTCGGAACATTCCGAATGGACTGAGGGTCGCACCGATCCAGTTATCAAGCTGAAAAAACAATTGgctgagaaagaaaaagcccTGAGCGAGGAACACGAAGCGAGCGCTACTTTCCAAAACAAATTGAAAGAACTTCGCGCCGAATTTAACGCAGAGAGATCCCGATTCACCAGCCAGGTTAAACAGCTCGAAGAAGCGTTGAACGTTAAAATCACCGAAGCTCAAACTCTTCACACTCGCATGCAACACATTTTGGAATCTCACGCCGCGGAGAAACAAGGATTCGCTCGACAAATCGAACAGCTCCAGGCTAAGGTCAACGAAGACGCTGCTATCATTCACAAAATGCAGGAAGAACAAGGCCAGACTCAGGGCCAGATGCAACAGGAACTCATTGCCCAAAGAAAACAGCTCGAAGTACAGTTTGGACAAATGCGAGAAAACGAAAACGCTCTCAAGGGACAATTGGCTCAGAAACACATTGAGATTCAGGAACTTCAGACCGTTAATATCAACGTGACTCAAGAATTGCAGGCTACTTGTGAAAGTAGCACTGCTGAAATCGAAATGTTGCGACAACAGTTGGGCATGATGGACGATCAACTTGTACACTCCGAGGCACAACTCCAGGACGTTGCTAGACAACTCGAGGTTCGTTTGATGAAAGTTTCATTACATTTCGGTTCTTTTTCAACATATTCAAAGAATCAATTTGTACTTTatacaataatgataatataATCCAAGattcataaaaatgttttttcaacagGAATCTCATCGTGCTCATGCTGATTTCGACCACAGGCTAAAAGGAGCTCATCGCCACGAGCAGGAATTACAGAAGCAAGTGCACTCGCTTCAGGCTGAGTTGAAAATGGCGAAAACCGAAGCGAGCGAAAGCTcaggattgaaaaatgaattgaataaagCACAGGCggaattgatgaaaataagaaGCGACTTGTCGTCGTCCAGGAACGAGGTTAAATCCGAAGCAGCTGAAATAACGACACTGCGAGCTGCCATCAACGAAAAAGACGAACAACTCAAGTACTATCAATCGGAAAGTACGAAGATGGCGAACGCGCTTCAAGATGAACGAGGCGAAGTTGCTCGTTTAAGAACGGAGCTCGTTACCGCTCAGGAAGATCTTAGAAAACAAAGAAGCGAGATCGAGAATCTTGTTCAACAATTGACCAAAGCTACTGGCAAAGTCACTAAACTCGAACTCGAATTAACAAACGCTACTGCGAACCAGGTCACAAAGACTGAGAACGAAGCCCTGCAAAATGGGGATGGTAAAATCTCCGATGTTCAGCTGCAGATAACTAGGCTGCAGGAAGAAAACGATAGAATCTCAGCACAGGTTGGTGGTTCCTCTTGCTCTCGGTTCTGATGTGtgtattttcaaatcaaaCAGTTTTAAGTATTTCTCTCCCGTGTTATTGCGTGGTCGTTCGTCTTTGTAAAATGCAAAGTTGgataattttttaagttttcatcaaatttcaaaataattaatgCAAATTCAATGATATTTTTCCACAGCTCGGCAGGTTTGTGGAACTCCAAAAAGAATTGAAACAATTGCGCGAGGAAAACGAATCGCTTGCTTCGCAATTGGCAGCCAGTACCGAGCGTCCAGCAGCGGAGGGTCGTGAAAACGGTGTCGAGGACAAATTGCTGGAGCACACGAATTTGTAAGttggaatttgattttttcatctttgatCGACTATTTATAATAACGTATAACATTATTGTGCAGGTTGGAGCAAAAAGAGAACCAACTCGGTGCCTTGAAGATCGAATTGGCTAACAAGGAATCGGAGCTCGTTAAACTACGCGCCCTGGTTGAAAGTCTCGAGACCCAAGTGAACAAACAAAACAGTGTGACGAAAACTTTAGAAGAAGATCTTGAAGCACAGCGTTCCAAGAACAACGTAAGTGCACTTTTCCATCTCTCATTTCCCTACCTtttcatatttgaaaaataaaaaattcacattagTAAATAATCATTTACATTTGAATTAGCTCTCCTTCGATTCAATTCGAATCATTGAAGATAACACGCATTTATATGTCGCTTCACGCGtcacttttcgattttctgaaACGGACCGATTCCTTTCACGGAAACTTTGAACCAATTCTTTGAAACTATTTTACAAGACAAATGTATATCCATTTTTCATCTGGAAGATGAAagccttttcattttttttttcattttcactatGGAAGGTATGGTTAGTCTTAGGAAAACTGTGTTAAAAGTCCAAGCCTTGTAaggaattcaaagaaaattgttactcggaaaaaatgatgaacaaCTGTACGAACAATTGACTTTGAAGACATGACATCGTTGAAATTTTGGAATGAACAATATTAGGGAAAAACTGATACTCCCGGAGTGGTGTTAGATTCTGAATCTTCGGAATTCTGATAGGCtgcataaataaaaatcatactAAAACCTATAAAAGTTTCCATCACTTTTCCAACTTCGCTGCTAATCCGTAACTCATAAAATATCTCTAATTGGATGTCAATTTACGTTTTATACTTACGAATTAATCGCAGGAGTTGCGTACTAAGAACTGGAAAGTGATGGAAGCGCTTTCGGCTGCAGAATCGCGAGCTAAAAACAATACCGGAAAAAGCATTGACGTAAGTCGATcttcataaatttcatttctacTAATATGCGCCCTGCTGTATTTTCCGAAAGTggaaaaggaacgaaaaaatgttaccGTGTTATGGTGAACACTCTCGAAGAGCAACGAATACAattgagattttattatttcaggaGAGTGTAGAAAAGATCAGAACCGATCAACAGGAATGGACGAAATCTCTGTTACAAAGGATATTCCCTGAAATACAAGTGTCAGAGAAATCGAATGAGCGCTGGCTCGAAGCCTTCGAAACTCAGGTCGATGTCGTATTGACAGAGTTGAGAACACGTCGAGATTCGGATGAAACGGGCGACCTTGAGAAGCGGAATGAGAATCTTCGGGGCATGGTTTCGCAATACAGACAAATAATCGACGAAACGGTTCGTGAATTGTGTTCATTGAAATATGTTAAAAAAACTGATGAAATTTCAGAATTCCATAGGGTACTTTCAATAAACTCTCTTGTTGTTCATTTTAATTCTAACattgtgaaataaaatgttGCAGGAAAGTATGTTGATGAAACTCCAGAGTCACATGGAGGCGGAGGAATCGAAATGGGTATCTCAATTGATGCAAAAAGAAAACGAGGTGTCGAGTCTTAGGATAGAATTGAGAGAACTTCAGAAAAATTTGGTAGTCAACGAAAAGGTGAGCAATCATATTGGTCCGTAGTGATCGTAGCCAGAAATGGCGTATTGCTTGTTTAATGAGATAGCTCattgaatttggaaaaaccgTGAAATTCGTAGGAACAACGGGATCATACCTAAcccttaaaaattcatttagtaTATTTGcagcttttttaaaaatatttttcgatacaATTTGTTTACTTGATCGCTGATTTTGAAAAGTATTAGAAGCCAAAAACTGAATTCACATGgagtttttcattattttgaaatggaaaaaaaggaaaaaaccaGCGCCTCCAAAACTTTTTGCGTGCTCTGAAAAATATacttgaattttcaaagcgTAAATAAAATCCTTCATAATTATGACTGAATTGAATGTTCACATTCGACCCCTTGTTTCAACGATGCGCCGTTATTTCAACCGTGAGTTGTAGTTCAAATTTAACTTTATAATTCTCATTACGGTGTGCAAAAGTCGAAACAATACTAACGAAGTAGTAGAAAAAGCAGCGGGTGGCTTATTATTAAGGAAGCACAACTAATAAGCGACCGGTCGATGTAATAATATTTCAACGCGTTATTCGCGTAAGCATTATTTTTCCGAGAGCCGTATCTCCCCTTGATCGCATAGAATAACGCACATATATGGTATACTATGGTTGTGGCAGTTGGCGAGCCCTGAATCTCACGCAACTGTTGACTCCCTCGTGTATGACAGTGACGGAGTTGAGTTTGCATTTAGCTGTATCGAGAAATCACTGCCTACGATCACACGACAGGTACGGAGTAATAACTCTAGACGCCGCTTACTAACTGCCGCTCTTTTCCATACGATATTCAAGTTTGTATCGTTGAAATTCAACACAATAACTCTTTAGCAATATTGTTAGTATTATCGCAGATGTGGACTTGAAAACAGTGGAATGTACGTCCTTTTTCAAGGATTTTTAGATGTAACCTGTAAAAAAGGACAAAGATCGCATAATGAACTAAAATATTAAAAGGATTTTGGTTGTAttccaactttatgaatttatgTCGACCGTTTACagctttttgttttcttttatctTAGTGGCCATTGACCCCGTTGAAATTTGTTATTTCTACCATTGTTATGTTGTGTTTGTTGTATGCGATAGTTGCAACAAAAAATAACGGAGCTCGAAGCCCGATTGACGGAGGAGGAAAATCTGCGGGCAGAATCGAAGGCTGAAATATTGGCACTCAAACAAGTACACAAGAATTCGGCCACGAACTCGAGTCACGAAAAAATGTGCGAGGTACGTGTTCAaaacttcattttcattctggaaaaaacaacgaaattacagtttttcaatgtaGTCATGTAACGTATAAACCTACAATGCTCATCCATATAATTCTACTgcaaaaatacgaaatatgctttttgtttttgagtaaACGTGGAGCTATAAATTTAGGCGATCCAAATTTCAAATCAGTTTCCCAATTATTGTTAAATAGATGTAAACACTTTTATGACCAATCTTTAAAACGAAGTTCGATCATTATTTCCAGACTGAAATTCGAGGAGGCAGCGGTAACTCTGATCAGACGATCATAAACGGCCCAGCTACTTCCGATTCTACAAAATCCGAGGTTAGTTTAAAGCTTTGCCTCGCATAATCACATAACAGTATAAACCTTGAACGATACCGCAAGGGCATGAGGGACGCGAAACAAGAATTTGTGGTTTCCTAATCAATGTGCaacataaaaaatgatgaaagcaCGAATAACCGATCTAGAAAATAATATCAATGTAACGGTAACGCGATTTTTATACAATCAGCATTATATTCATGTTCCATTTTTACAAGCCTATTTATCAGACGAAAAAAGCTTCTAATCTGCTGCTACAATAATTTATGCTTGAAATATGTCCCAGAAGCGATACACATTTGGTTTGTCCAAGTTGTTGCGATCGGTAAtgccaaagatttttttgttcgggTGTAGGTTTTTTTAACGACGTTTTAATCTTACTCACATATTTCCAGCCAAATGTCTTTGTCAGtccaaatttcagtgaaagGTTATTTAATCTCGCAGATATTTTCAACGgcgattcaaaaaaattaattgtaaaaaagtttttgctaAAATCTTTAACGAATAATGGGACACTTGACAAACATTTTTGAGAATATTAAGACATTTCTTCGTCATGTGAGATGAATCTGTCAATTTTATTGAACAGCCatcaacttttcaaaaaattataaaaggaAATTTATGGACATTGAGAGTTTCCGTTCAAAAAGTAGAGTTTCGGATAAAACTATATGAGAGAACACCAATGAATTTATCCCCTGCGTAGAAAAACAATGATATGGGTATAAATTTACAATCAAAGAAATTGTCAATGACCCGAACATATGGGGTTGATATTcttggttattttttttcatacaactCACGATCATTATCCCTGGTGTATATGCTAGTTACGAAACATCGACTACGGAACTATATTTTCTGGCTCAGAAGCAGCAATTTTCTCAACTTACCCATAGAAAGAGATTGTTTGCTTTTTTGCGATATAATCTGCGAAACATCCCGAAGAGAAAGTTGCAAAGCTATTTGAGACCGCAGCCATAGTTCGTTCAATGCCCAATATCTCATCGAAACGTTCATTCCACACAAGACACACATACAAACATTGACACATGTACACAATGACACgattaaatatatatgtatatatgcagCCAACGAGAGCAACAGATACTCTGATAGCTGCATTAGAAAAAACTCTGCTAAAGAACGCAGATTACGAAAACAGTTCGGTAAGCGACAACACCGCGAGTTTCGAACAGTCACAGCGAGAAAACGACGACAGCTCCTTAACCTCAGAAATAAATTCTAATCACTGTCACACGGCAGAACACGAGACTCAGGCTAGTCGGAACCCCTTGAACGGCCAACATCAGAAAAAGCacaagaaaaagaggaaggtAAACCCATAGCCATTTCAAAAACAACAaatacaacaacaaaaaacaatCGTCACAAAGAATTGCAGGAccgatttgtttttatttgtttattctaCAAACTTGGTGCACCGTATTCAAACCAATTTCGGTTTATACCTTCCTTGTCTCTGTCACGCGTATTGCAAAGTATGTCTGTACAATGAAAGATAAgaatgcatgaaaaaaaattacgaatcttgTGCTGATATTCACGCTAAAATTATCGCGATATTTATCGCGTTCTAGTTATTGCCAATTGTCATTCATTTTAgtagaaaaaatacatttttctgtGGCGCGTCaagttattcgaaaaatatattaaaaacattaatgatttgttcgaaatatttttacgaaCATTGTAATTTTTGGAAGTGCAATGAAATGTTCGAtccaaaattaaaaattcaatccaACTTTCATCAAAAGTCGAATTTAGTTTGAAAATAATACTCAAAATTCTATTTTGTCCTTTTCACGGTCATTTTTCCTATTCAATTCATTCAATGCGCCTCGAAATACGAACATTAGCACACGAATAGTTGGATTCAGTGGAAATTTATGTGCAAAtagtaaaaattgtatttgaaaTACTAAAAATACTCACCGGAATGTGGAGTCAAACTCTTTATCTGAtgcaataatatttttattttcaccaaTAAATCAGGTCACCAATGATCGGATCATAAAATTACATTCCCACACGTATACATTTCAAAGAGCGTCTTCCCTTACTTTCATTGAATCTAAGTTACAAAGGTTATTCTCAATGCTGCGCATCCTTCTTTGTAGTGAGTTGATggtatttgaaaaacaaaaataaaaatccaaaatcatggaaaagaaaaggggttcgaaataaaaaatgctcaaCTGAGTTGACAAGCATTATTTGTTTATACAAAGTTCTTGAGAGCGCACTCTGAGCTTCGACAATGCAAAGACACAAGGGATTTCTATCCTCTTATTGAAAATCATACTCGTTTGTTAgaatgtttggaaaaaaaaaacagaatatGACTCTGGGATAGCGTAGAACCTGTTGATTGTATTTTATTTCCTCGATTGTACCATGATCTGCATATATCTtcggtaatatttatttcgtagtTGGTTGCCTTGAGGACAATTTATTGTTGTTCTAGTTGAACTTGACAATAACTTTAATTAAAAATCTATGGTACTTCCAATCTCTGGTGGTAGAAATGGCAATTAATTGGCATGAGAATTGTGGGTCGGGACAAGCCTTTGGTTATATAATCTCAATTGCGTCGAATATTTTTCCTGTAATGAACAATCCTTTGGTATGTGTCTTGTAGGAAAATCACGCTGGaattttataatgttggaatacaATGA includes:
- the LOC122409239 gene encoding kinectin-like isoform X7, which produces MDLHTSLVYVAVVVVSAFVIFLVSVYGIKEKSYEEAIAEQRKLPDDHLLMGKKEKGKDKKHKNKTGKKAKEKKEDKEEKEEKTEHAAAVHFDETPTVLPPEPTFMRETASVQQAVQSEPIINKSPKETPSKTKKNVKEPVKKKEESKDEKKEAVVASASAPQQQQQQQVVKELAKELKEVVKETITVTASSTPAPVNTTAPAVSKETKDAVQPSNKETKKGKKKNDILAQIGGDRDGINVSLLMPLVQKAELSRSEIQILIDQLLNKQQDNPSEHSEWTEGRTDPVIKLKKQLAEKEKALSEEHEASATFQNKLKELRAEFNAERSRFTSQVKQLEEALNVKITEAQTLHTRMQHILESHAAEKQGFARQIEQLQAKVNEDAAIIHKMQEEQGQTQGQMQQELIAQRKQLEVQFGQMRENENALKGQLAQKHIEIQELQTVNINVTQELQATCESSTAEIEMLRQQLGMMDDQLVHSEAQLQDVARQLEESHRAHADFDHRLKGAHRHEQELQKQVHSLQAELKMAKTEASESSGLKNELNKAQAELMKIRSDLSSSRNEVKSEAAEITTLRAAINEKDEQLKYYQSESTKMANALQDERGEVARLRTELVTAQEDLRKQRSEIENLVQQLTKATGKVTKLELELTNATANQVTKTENEALQNGDGKISDVQLQITRLQEENDRISAQLGRFVELQKELKQLREENESLASQLAASTERPAAEGRENGVEDKLLEHTNLLEQKENQLGALKIELANKESELVKLRALVESLETQVNKQNSVTKTLEEDLEAQRSKNNELRTKNWKVMEALSAAESRAKNNTGKSIDESVEKIRTDQQEWTKSLLQRIFPEIQVSEKSNERWLEAFETQVDVVLTELRTRRDSDETGDLEKRNENLRGMVSQYRQIIDETESMLMKLQSHMEAEESKWVSQLMQKENEVSSLRIELRELQKNLVVNEKLASPESHATVDSLVYDSDGVEFAFSCIEKSLPTITRQLQQKITELEARLTEEENLRAESKAEILALKQVHKNSATNSSHEKMCETEIRGGSGNSDQTIINGPATSDSTKSEPTRATDTLIAALEKTLLKNADYENSSVSDNTASFEQSQRENDDSSLTSEINSNHCHTAEHETQASRNPLNGQHQKKHKKKRKGGSGKK